A section of the Rossellomorea marisflavi genome encodes:
- a CDS encoding catalase yields MKNQKLSTNQGAPIGDNQNSLTAGSNGPTLLEDYQLIEKLAHFDRERVPERVVHARGAGAHGVFVTKNSMKKYTKAAFLQEEGKETPVFARFSTVIHGQHSPETLRDPRGFSVKFYTEEGNWDFVGNNLPVFFIRDAMKFPDMVHALKPNPQTNIQEPERYWDFMTLSPESTNMLLHLYTDEGIPANYRQMRGSSVHAFKWVNAAGNTVYVKLRWKPKAGVRNLSAEEAAEIQGKDFNHASRDLYEAIEEGNYPEWDLYVQILDPMELDSFSYDPLDATKDWPEEDIPAHFVGTMILNQNPENVFAETESAGFNPGVLVNGMLPSEDKLLQGRLFSYSDTQRYRIGANYLQLPINCPFAQVANNQRDGGMPFKQQKSPVNYEPNSFSGEPEEVPGYEEIHQPVTGERGRIKIRKTDDFGQAGDIFRSYPDEVKAQVVKNISSELAGIDTRIALRAVCNFFRADAELGKELSKEIGVDLTPYLQHMQ; encoded by the coding sequence ATGAAAAATCAAAAACTGTCAACGAATCAAGGAGCCCCTATTGGAGACAATCAAAACTCGTTAACGGCTGGAAGTAATGGACCTACTCTTCTCGAAGATTATCAACTAATTGAGAAATTGGCGCATTTCGACCGGGAACGGGTTCCGGAGCGGGTGGTCCATGCGAGGGGAGCGGGGGCCCATGGGGTTTTCGTCACGAAAAATAGTATGAAGAAGTATACTAAAGCTGCCTTCCTTCAGGAGGAAGGGAAGGAAACGCCGGTATTTGCCCGCTTTTCGACTGTGATCCATGGTCAGCACTCTCCGGAAACGCTGCGTGATCCCCGGGGATTTTCAGTTAAGTTCTACACCGAAGAAGGAAACTGGGATTTTGTCGGCAATAATCTGCCTGTCTTCTTCATCCGCGATGCGATGAAGTTCCCGGATATGGTTCATGCCCTTAAACCGAATCCGCAGACGAATATTCAGGAACCTGAGCGCTACTGGGACTTCATGACCCTGTCACCGGAGTCGACGAATATGCTCCTTCATCTGTACACCGATGAAGGGATTCCTGCAAACTATCGCCAAATGCGGGGGTCGAGTGTGCATGCATTCAAATGGGTGAATGCGGCTGGGAATACGGTTTATGTGAAGTTGAGGTGGAAGCCGAAGGCGGGGGTCCGAAACCTGTCTGCAGAGGAAGCAGCTGAGATCCAGGGTAAGGACTTCAACCATGCAAGCAGGGACCTCTATGAGGCCATTGAGGAAGGGAATTATCCTGAATGGGATCTGTACGTCCAGATCCTTGATCCGATGGAACTTGATTCTTTCTCATACGATCCTCTGGATGCTACAAAGGACTGGCCGGAAGAGGATATTCCTGCCCACTTTGTCGGGACGATGATCCTCAACCAGAATCCTGAAAATGTATTTGCGGAGACTGAGTCCGCCGGATTCAACCCGGGTGTATTGGTCAATGGGATGCTTCCTTCTGAAGATAAACTGCTGCAGGGAAGATTATTCTCTTATTCCGATACCCAGCGCTACCGGATCGGAGCCAATTATCTTCAGCTTCCAATCAACTGTCCATTCGCACAGGTAGCCAATAACCAGCGGGATGGCGGGATGCCGTTCAAGCAGCAGAAGAGTCCGGTGAACTATGAACCGAACAGCTTTTCAGGGGAACCTGAGGAAGTACCGGGGTATGAAGAGATTCATCAACCAGTCACTGGTGAAAGAGGTAGGATCAAGATCCGTAAAACCGATGATTTTGGTCAGGCAGGAGACATTTTTAGGAGCTACCCAGATGAAGTGAAAGCCCAGGTGGTCAAAAACATTTCAAGTGAACTGGCAGGAATCGATACGCGCATTGCCTTGCGTGCAGTCTGCAACTTCTTCCGAGCCGATGCGGAATTGGGGAAAGAACTTTCGAAAGAAATCGGGGTCGATCTCACCCCATACCTTCAACATATGCAATAA
- a CDS encoding helix-turn-helix domain-containing protein: MSHFGKNIKRIREERQMTLQELAVKARIGTNSLMKYEEGEKIPDTPTVLKFSTVLDVPASSLLEDRTPAS, from the coding sequence ATGTCCCATTTCGGTAAGAATATCAAGAGAATCCGTGAAGAACGCCAAATGACTCTGCAGGAGCTTGCGGTGAAGGCAAGGATCGGGACGAATTCACTGATGAAATACGAAGAGGGGGAGAAGATTCCCGACACTCCCACTGTCCTGAAATTTTCAACGGTCCTGGATGTACCTGCTTCATCACTCCTCGAAGACAGGACCCCCGCTTCCTGA
- a CDS encoding Lrp/AsnC family transcriptional regulator — translation MQLREWELDLLRVLQKDSRLTYEDLSKMLQVTKEEVEETVARMEEDHILVRYNSVVDWSKVEGHEGVTAMIDVKVTPKRGVGFDEVAQRIYRYKEVKSVYLMSGAYDLSVTVEGRTMNEVANFVSDKLSTIDSVLSTTTHFQLKKYKHDGTIFGDYEEDKRIVVSP, via the coding sequence ATGCAGCTTAGAGAATGGGAACTGGATCTGTTACGGGTCCTTCAAAAGGATTCAAGGCTGACGTATGAAGATTTGAGCAAGATGCTTCAAGTTACGAAAGAAGAAGTGGAAGAAACGGTCGCAAGGATGGAAGAAGACCATATCCTCGTCCGCTACAATTCAGTGGTCGACTGGTCCAAAGTGGAGGGACACGAAGGTGTGACGGCCATGATCGACGTGAAAGTGACACCCAAAAGGGGCGTAGGTTTTGACGAAGTCGCCCAGCGCATCTACCGGTACAAAGAAGTCAAAAGCGTCTATCTCATGTCGGGAGCGTACGATCTATCGGTGACGGTGGAGGGACGCACGATGAACGAGGTGGCAAACTTCGTATCGGATAAATTGTCCACCATCGATTCGGTACTCTCGACCACGACTCACTTCCAATTAAAGAAATACAAGCATGACGGCACCATCTTCGGGGATTATGAAGAAGATAAGCGGATCGTGGTATCACCATGA
- a CDS encoding alpha/beta fold hydrolase, translated as MRDRAQFARLNGAEIYYEYDRHPHSSETFVLIHGFLSSTFSFRQLHPLLKASYNVLSIDLPPFGNSSKTKGFVYSYDNLAQTVIDLLSQLGIQHIYLTGHSMGGQIALNIMKKAPSLVKKGVLLCSSGYLKRFTWPVLTLSRTPYFHLYIKKWLAKTGVRKNLENVVYDHAMIDEEMMDGYMKPFLQDDIFKALTKMIRDREGDLSREDLRAIQTPCLLIWGEHDRVVPVSTGKRLNEDLPLSSLIVLKDTGHLVPEERPDAVMSHIRSFLEVGLPEGSPAQVEFGLSPSHI; from the coding sequence ATGAGAGACCGTGCACAATTTGCCCGATTGAACGGGGCCGAGATCTATTATGAATACGACAGACATCCTCATTCTTCCGAAACCTTCGTCCTGATTCATGGATTTCTTTCATCCACCTTCAGCTTCAGGCAGCTCCATCCGCTTTTGAAGGCATCCTATAATGTCCTCTCCATCGACCTTCCACCCTTCGGCAACAGCAGTAAAACAAAGGGATTTGTCTATTCCTATGACAATCTGGCCCAAACCGTCATCGATCTCCTTTCCCAGCTGGGGATCCAACATATCTATCTTACCGGTCATTCCATGGGAGGACAGATTGCCCTGAATATTATGAAAAAAGCACCTTCCCTCGTCAAGAAGGGGGTCCTCCTCTGCAGCTCCGGATACTTGAAACGGTTCACATGGCCGGTCCTTACCCTGAGTCGCACACCCTATTTTCATTTGTATATCAAAAAATGGCTCGCCAAGACAGGCGTCAGGAAAAATCTCGAAAATGTGGTCTATGATCATGCCATGATCGATGAGGAAATGATGGACGGGTATATGAAACCCTTTCTGCAGGATGATATCTTCAAAGCCCTCACCAAGATGATCCGTGACCGCGAAGGCGACCTGTCCAGAGAGGATCTACGAGCGATCCAGACACCATGCCTCCTCATATGGGGTGAGCATGACAGGGTGGTCCCCGTATCGACAGGTAAACGACTGAATGAAGATCTTCCCCTTTCCTCCCTGATCGTCCTGAAAGACACGGGGCATCTCGTTCCAGAGGAGAGGCCCGATGCAGTCATGAGCCACATCCGATCGTTTCTCGAAGTCGGTCTCCCGGAAGGAAGTCCCGCACAGGTGGAATTCGGCCTCTCCCCTTCTCATATTTAA
- the adh gene encoding aldehyde dehydrogenase, which translates to MLYQNPNTEGSKVSFKDQYENFIGGEFVPPVSGEYFDNVSPVTGKVFTRIARSNKEDVEKALDAAHAAKDAWGKTTVAERASVLNKIADRMEENLEMLAVAETWDNGKPVRETLAADLPLAIDHFRYFAGCIRGQEGTIGEIDEDTVSYHFHEPIGVVAQIIPWNFPLLMATWKIAPALAAGNCIVLKPAEQTPASIMVLMDLIKDILPKGVLNVVQGFGLEAGKPLAQSKRVGKVAFTGETTTGRLIMQYASQNLIPVTLELGGKSPNIFFEDVMDQDDDFLDKAVEGFVMFALNQGEVCTCPSRALVQESIYDKFIERAIERVKQIKQGNPLDTDTMLGAQASQEQLDKILSYIQIGKDEGAEVLIGGEQNKLDGDHGTGFYVQPTIFKGTNDMRVFQEEIFGPVVSVTTFKTKEEALEIANDTLYGLGAGVWSRDMNTAYRFGRDIQAGRVWTNCYHQYPAHAAFGGYKMSGIGRETHKMMLSHYQQTKNLLVSYSPKKLGFF; encoded by the coding sequence ATGCTGTATCAAAACCCGAATACTGAAGGCTCGAAGGTGTCGTTCAAGGATCAGTACGAAAACTTTATCGGAGGGGAATTCGTACCGCCTGTAAGCGGTGAGTACTTTGATAATGTATCGCCGGTGACAGGGAAGGTCTTCACCCGGATTGCACGCTCCAATAAGGAAGATGTGGAAAAGGCCCTTGATGCCGCTCATGCTGCTAAAGACGCTTGGGGAAAAACGACTGTTGCCGAAAGGGCGTCCGTCCTTAATAAAATTGCCGACCGGATGGAAGAAAACCTTGAAATGCTGGCAGTGGCAGAGACGTGGGATAACGGAAAGCCTGTGCGTGAGACGCTGGCTGCGGATCTTCCCCTTGCCATCGATCACTTCAGGTATTTTGCCGGGTGTATCCGGGGGCAGGAAGGTACAATCGGTGAAATCGATGAAGATACTGTATCCTACCATTTTCATGAGCCGATCGGGGTCGTCGCACAGATTATCCCATGGAACTTCCCTCTCCTCATGGCCACGTGGAAGATCGCACCGGCATTAGCCGCTGGGAACTGTATTGTCCTGAAACCGGCCGAGCAAACGCCTGCTTCGATCATGGTCCTGATGGATCTCATCAAGGATATTCTTCCGAAGGGCGTCTTGAATGTGGTTCAAGGCTTTGGACTTGAAGCTGGTAAACCACTGGCTCAAAGCAAGCGTGTCGGTAAAGTGGCGTTCACAGGTGAGACAACGACGGGAAGGTTGATTATGCAGTATGCTTCTCAAAACCTCATCCCTGTCACACTTGAACTGGGCGGCAAATCCCCGAATATCTTCTTCGAGGACGTGATGGACCAGGATGACGACTTCCTTGATAAAGCGGTGGAAGGCTTTGTCATGTTCGCGCTGAATCAGGGGGAAGTATGTACCTGTCCTTCAAGGGCCCTGGTCCAGGAATCCATTTATGATAAATTCATAGAGCGCGCCATCGAACGGGTCAAACAAATCAAGCAGGGGAATCCCCTTGATACGGATACGATGCTCGGAGCACAGGCCTCCCAAGAGCAGCTCGACAAAATCCTTTCTTACATTCAAATCGGGAAAGACGAAGGTGCCGAGGTGTTGATCGGCGGAGAACAGAACAAGCTTGACGGTGATCACGGGACGGGCTTCTATGTCCAACCGACGATCTTCAAAGGAACAAACGATATGCGGGTGTTCCAGGAAGAAATCTTTGGACCCGTCGTTTCCGTGACCACATTCAAGACGAAAGAAGAAGCGCTGGAGATCGCCAATGATACCCTTTATGGACTTGGGGCCGGTGTGTGGTCGAGGGATATGAACACGGCCTACCGCTTCGGAAGGGATATCCAGGCTGGGCGCGTATGGACGAACTGTTACCACCAGTACCCTGCCCATGCGGCTTTCGGTGGATACAAAATGTCCGGAATCGGACGGGAAACCCATAAGATGATGCTCTCCCACTACCAGCAGACGAAGAATCTCCTTGTCAGCTACAGTCCGAAGAAACTAGGTTTCTTCTAA
- a CDS encoding sodium-dependent transporter, translating to MAAKQQWTSKLGFILAAAGSAIGLGAIWKFPYMAGANGGGVFFLLFILFTVLIGAPILLAEFIIGRKAGADAITSYKKLAPNSYWHLIGYLGTIVSFIILSFYSVVGGWILSYLWRSVTGSLSGKTQEGYAALFDSVISNPWEVLIAQGIFMIMTIMVVQGGVQKGIERASRYMMPSLFILFFVLVIRALTLDGAMEGVRFLLLPDWSQLTGKTVLLAMGQAFFALTVGLSVMVTYASYLPKNDSMPKSAISVSGLNILISLLAGLVIFPAVYALGFQPDQGPGIAFVVLPAVFNEMAFGGLFFTIFLVLLLFATLTSAFSILEIGVAGLSKGASTKRVKFSWMVGILAFVAGIPSALSFGVLGDIKIAGLNFFDFADNITSNFGLPIGALLISIFIGYRLKKEDVWDEVRLGSSISRGVFNAWMLLIRIIVPVAILLILITN from the coding sequence TTGGCTGCAAAACAACAATGGACTTCTAAACTGGGCTTCATCCTGGCTGCTGCAGGTTCGGCAATCGGACTGGGCGCCATCTGGAAATTCCCCTATATGGCCGGGGCAAATGGTGGAGGTGTATTCTTCCTTCTCTTCATCCTCTTCACGGTCCTGATCGGGGCGCCTATTCTTCTGGCAGAATTCATCATCGGACGAAAAGCCGGTGCGGATGCGATTACTTCTTATAAGAAACTTGCTCCCAATTCTTACTGGCATCTCATAGGATATTTAGGAACCATCGTCTCCTTCATCATCCTATCTTTTTATAGTGTCGTCGGAGGCTGGATTTTATCCTACCTTTGGAGAAGTGTGACGGGCTCTTTGAGCGGGAAAACCCAGGAAGGATATGCGGCGCTCTTTGACAGCGTCATATCGAATCCATGGGAAGTCCTGATTGCACAGGGCATCTTCATGATCATGACCATCATGGTCGTCCAAGGAGGCGTACAGAAAGGGATCGAGCGGGCGAGCCGGTATATGATGCCATCATTATTCATTTTATTCTTCGTTCTCGTCATCCGGGCCCTTACGCTGGACGGTGCCATGGAAGGTGTTCGCTTCCTTCTGCTGCCTGACTGGAGCCAGCTGACCGGGAAGACCGTCCTTCTGGCAATGGGACAGGCCTTCTTCGCTCTTACTGTCGGCCTGTCGGTCATGGTCACCTACGCTTCCTATCTGCCGAAGAATGACAGCATGCCGAAATCGGCGATCAGTGTGTCCGGATTGAATATCCTGATTTCACTTCTTGCGGGACTGGTGATCTTCCCGGCGGTTTATGCCCTCGGGTTCCAGCCCGACCAAGGACCGGGAATCGCCTTCGTCGTCCTCCCAGCCGTTTTCAATGAAATGGCCTTTGGCGGATTGTTCTTCACGATCTTCCTTGTCCTGCTCCTGTTCGCGACATTGACTTCCGCCTTCTCCATCTTGGAGATCGGTGTGGCAGGCTTATCAAAAGGAGCATCCACGAAGCGCGTGAAATTTTCGTGGATGGTAGGGATCCTCGCTTTTGTCGCAGGGATACCGAGCGCCCTCTCCTTCGGGGTATTGGGTGATATCAAGATTGCGGGACTGAACTTCTTCGACTTTGCCGACAATATCACTTCAAACTTCGGTCTACCGATCGGAGCGCTCCTGATCAGTATCTTCATCGGCTATAGACTGAAGAAGGAAGATGTGTGGGACGAAGTAAGGTTGGGTTCAAGCATTTCTCGCGGTGTGTTCAACGCCTGGATGCTCCTGATCCGCATCATAGTACCTGTTGCAATCCTATTGATTCTGATTACCAATTGA
- a CDS encoding DUF779 domain-containing protein gives MSVSATDAADGVIKKLREKHGPLLFHQSGGCCDGSAPICLEEGDLLIGDGDVLVGTVSQAPFYMSREQYEYWKAFDILLDVKEGRGGMFSLESAIGVRFVTTSSLKK, from the coding sequence ATGTCAGTCTCTGCTACGGACGCAGCGGATGGCGTGATCAAGAAACTGCGGGAAAAGCATGGTCCTCTCCTCTTTCATCAATCAGGTGGATGCTGTGATGGCAGCGCCCCGATCTGCCTGGAAGAGGGAGACCTCCTCATCGGTGATGGGGATGTGCTTGTTGGTACCGTTTCTCAGGCGCCGTTCTATATGAGTCGGGAGCAATATGAGTACTGGAAGGCCTTTGATATCCTTTTGGATGTGAAAGAGGGGAGGGGTGGCATGTTTTCCTTGGAATCCGCTATCGGGGTCAGATTTGTCACCACTTCCTCTCTGAAAAAATAA
- a CDS encoding sigma-54 interaction domain-containing protein, whose translation MKDNGVPIEGGFIVLEREKRLYMYEVVAHHLESGVHVIDSTGRTVIYNSKMREIEGMEVEDVLDKNLLDVFQFHSEEESTLLQVLHTGTPTLNVKQTYFNSNGVEITTINDTYPIHLEGEIIGAVEIARDVTTLEKMMKGYVHTRPVPPAFHRIVGSHPRIQEALSAGKKAALSTTPILICGEIGTGKEMLARSIHCDGIRKDAPFIKQDCSSMPGEDLSMILFGTGFKDGVMNEAAGGSILFDELNAMPIHVQEQLLDLMDRSSIPDVRLMATVNEDPIDAVAEGRLLKELYYRFSSASFFIPPLRNRLDDLQELVPSFLDRFNHHYARNVTGISQEVEETFRQYDWPGNVRELEHVLEGAYQLIGSHKVIGFNHLPFGFRQRIHHSPVADIHQGDSDFLHQSGSEPKPLEVFMEEAETYYIQKAMKHHQFNVTKTAKALGMSRQNLQYRIRKYGIERGGY comes from the coding sequence TTGAAAGATAATGGAGTACCAATCGAAGGGGGATTCATCGTGCTCGAACGTGAGAAACGCCTATATATGTATGAAGTCGTGGCCCATCACCTCGAGTCAGGTGTCCACGTCATCGATTCGACCGGACGGACCGTGATTTACAATAGTAAAATGAGGGAAATCGAAGGCATGGAAGTCGAGGATGTATTGGATAAAAACCTCCTCGATGTCTTTCAATTTCACTCAGAAGAAGAAAGCACCCTTCTTCAGGTGCTCCACACAGGGACACCTACGCTGAACGTGAAGCAAACCTATTTCAATAGCAATGGCGTGGAAATTACCACGATCAACGACACATATCCCATTCATTTGGAAGGGGAAATCATCGGTGCGGTTGAAATTGCACGGGATGTGACAACATTGGAAAAAATGATGAAGGGCTATGTTCATACACGCCCGGTTCCTCCAGCCTTTCATCGCATCGTGGGGTCGCATCCCCGAATTCAGGAAGCGCTCTCCGCTGGGAAGAAAGCCGCCCTGTCCACGACTCCAATCCTCATTTGTGGGGAAATCGGTACGGGTAAGGAAATGTTGGCACGAAGCATCCACTGTGATGGCATACGGAAGGATGCTCCTTTCATCAAGCAGGATTGTTCGTCCATGCCTGGTGAAGATCTATCGATGATCCTTTTTGGTACCGGTTTCAAAGACGGGGTCATGAACGAAGCCGCAGGTGGGTCGATCTTATTCGATGAACTGAATGCCATGCCCATCCACGTGCAAGAACAATTACTCGACCTGATGGACAGGAGTTCAATACCTGATGTCCGCCTCATGGCCACGGTCAATGAAGATCCGATCGACGCGGTGGCAGAGGGCAGGCTGTTGAAGGAACTGTACTATCGGTTCAGTTCGGCCTCCTTCTTCATCCCTCCTCTCAGGAACAGGCTGGATGATCTGCAGGAGCTTGTACCGAGCTTCCTGGATCGATTCAATCACCACTATGCCAGGAACGTCACAGGCATTTCCCAAGAGGTTGAGGAGACGTTCCGTCAATACGACTGGCCCGGGAACGTGAGGGAACTCGAGCACGTGCTGGAAGGAGCGTATCAGCTCATCGGCTCCCATAAGGTAATCGGATTCAATCACCTCCCATTCGGCTTCCGGCAGCGGATCCATCATTCTCCTGTCGCCGACATCCACCAGGGCGACTCCGATTTCCTCCACCAGTCAGGAAGCGAACCTAAACCCCTTGAGGTCTTCATGGAAGAAGCTGAGACATACTATATTCAAAAAGCCATGAAGCATCACCAATTCAATGTCACCAAGACCGCCAAGGCACTCGGGATGAGCAGGCAGAATCTCCAGTACAGAATCCGCAAATATGGCATCGAGCGCGGGGGATATTGA
- a CDS encoding MalY/PatB family protein — protein sequence MSSFEHVIDRRGSSSVKWDRTKEVFGYGDVLPMWVADMDFAPPEPVIEALKKRMEHPIFGYTYAGASTAGSIKEWMAKRHGWEIELSWVQYSPGVVPALATIIQALTEPGDKVLIQSPVYPPFFNLVKENGRVVENAQLVYHNGEYSIDFTAFEKALQNGVKLFLLCNPHNPGGRVWTKEELTRIASLCKEYGVVIASDEIHSDLIYRPHRHVPIASLPEGDADAIITCIAPSKTFNLAGLQASAMITKNEEIRNKIAGIHAKQGFFTLNALGISAMEAAYRHGEEWLEDVIAYLEENVALTRAYLKEHLPSLHLVEPEGTYLLWIDCSKTGLSDEDLKDRLLRKGKLALEEGTKYGEGGEGFVRMNIACPKETLLEGLDRLRTALT from the coding sequence TTGAGTTCATTTGAGCATGTCATTGACCGCAGAGGTTCTTCATCGGTGAAATGGGACAGGACAAAAGAAGTCTTTGGTTATGGGGATGTGCTGCCCATGTGGGTGGCAGATATGGACTTCGCACCGCCTGAGCCTGTGATTGAAGCATTGAAGAAAAGGATGGAACACCCGATATTCGGCTATACATACGCAGGAGCATCCACTGCCGGCTCCATCAAGGAGTGGATGGCCAAAAGACACGGGTGGGAAATCGAATTATCATGGGTGCAGTACAGTCCAGGGGTGGTCCCCGCACTGGCCACCATCATCCAGGCCCTAACGGAGCCAGGTGATAAAGTACTCATTCAATCACCTGTTTACCCTCCTTTCTTCAACCTGGTGAAGGAAAATGGGCGGGTGGTGGAGAATGCCCAGCTCGTGTATCACAACGGGGAGTACTCCATCGATTTCACAGCTTTCGAAAAAGCCCTTCAAAATGGGGTGAAATTATTCCTACTATGCAATCCGCATAACCCCGGGGGGCGTGTCTGGACGAAGGAAGAGCTGACCCGTATCGCTTCCCTGTGCAAAGAATACGGGGTCGTCATCGCATCCGATGAAATCCACTCTGACTTGATCTATCGCCCACACCGCCATGTCCCGATTGCATCCCTTCCCGAAGGTGATGCCGATGCGATCATTACGTGCATCGCACCGAGCAAGACGTTCAACCTGGCCGGTCTGCAGGCTTCGGCCATGATCACGAAGAACGAAGAAATCCGCAATAAAATTGCGGGCATTCATGCCAAACAGGGATTCTTCACGTTGAACGCCCTCGGGATCAGCGCCATGGAAGCGGCTTACCGTCACGGAGAAGAATGGCTGGAAGATGTCATAGCGTATCTCGAGGAAAATGTCGCCCTCACAAGGGCCTATCTGAAGGAGCATCTCCCATCCCTGCATCTTGTCGAACCTGAAGGAACCTATCTGCTCTGGATCGACTGCAGCAAGACGGGTCTTTCTGACGAAGATCTGAAGGACCGTCTATTGAGAAAAGGGAAACTGGCCCTAGAAGAAGGAACGAAATATGGAGAGGGAGGAGAAGGGTTCGTGCGGATGAATATCGCATGCCCGAAAGAAACACTCCTCGAAGGTCTCGACCGTCTGAGAACGGCCCTCACGTGA
- a CDS encoding aminotransferase — protein MTIKTSYVSKSVEKLKPSGIRKFFDLAAGMEGVISLGVGEPDFVTSWTVREAAILSLEQGYTSYTANAGLFDLRKRIADYMNSRYQLAYDPSDEIIVTVGASQALDISLRALVDQGDEVIIVEPGFVSYVPLVELAGGVAVTVKTRPENGFNLTAEELEAAITDKTKAVLLCSPNNPTGSVLEKDDLMDLAEVIKRHDLAVLSDEIYSELAYDADHVSIASLEGMRERTIVINGFSKGFAMTGWRLGYICAPVEIAQALLKIHQYAMMCASTPAQFAAIEALDKGMEDVTEMKRSYRHRRHYFVDSLNEIGLECHTPGGAFYAFPSIRKTGLSSEEFAERLLLEEKVAVVPGNVFGKGGEGFVRCSYASSMEQLQEAVKRLKRFVENHSN, from the coding sequence ATGACGATCAAAACGAGTTATGTATCCAAATCTGTTGAGAAACTGAAACCGTCTGGGATCCGGAAGTTCTTCGATCTTGCAGCAGGGATGGAAGGCGTCATCTCCCTTGGTGTCGGTGAACCGGATTTCGTTACTTCCTGGACCGTCAGGGAAGCGGCCATCCTGTCCCTTGAACAGGGGTACACGTCCTATACGGCAAATGCGGGGCTGTTCGACCTTCGGAAAAGGATCGCGGACTACATGAATTCCCGTTACCAACTTGCCTATGACCCCTCGGACGAGATCATCGTCACGGTCGGGGCAAGTCAGGCCCTTGATATCAGCCTGCGCGCCCTTGTAGATCAAGGGGATGAGGTCATCATCGTCGAACCGGGGTTTGTATCGTATGTGCCCCTGGTGGAACTTGCCGGCGGTGTAGCCGTCACGGTCAAGACGAGACCGGAAAACGGATTCAACCTGACTGCTGAAGAACTCGAGGCGGCGATCACCGATAAAACAAAGGCGGTCCTCCTATGCTCCCCCAATAATCCAACGGGAAGCGTACTGGAGAAGGATGATCTCATGGATCTCGCCGAGGTGATCAAGCGCCATGATCTTGCCGTATTGTCCGATGAGATCTATTCCGAGCTTGCCTACGATGCCGACCATGTGTCCATCGCCTCCCTTGAAGGGATGAGGGAGCGGACGATCGTCATTAACGGATTCTCAAAAGGATTCGCCATGACCGGCTGGCGCCTTGGATACATCTGTGCTCCTGTTGAGATTGCGCAGGCACTCCTGAAGATCCACCAATATGCGATGATGTGCGCATCCACCCCTGCGCAGTTCGCGGCCATCGAAGCTCTGGATAAAGGGATGGAGGATGTGACGGAAATGAAAAGGAGCTATCGCCACAGGAGGCATTATTTTGTCGACTCCCTGAATGAGATCGGGTTGGAGTGCCACACCCCTGGCGGTGCGTTCTATGCTTTTCCTTCCATCCGGAAGACGGGACTATCCTCTGAGGAATTTGCCGAAAGGCTGCTCCTTGAAGAGAAAGTTGCCGTCGTGCCTGGAAACGTCTTCGGGAAAGGCGGGGAAGGGTTTGTCCGGTGCTCCTATGCCTCGAGCATGGAACAGCTTCAGGAGGCCGTAAAGCGCCTGAAACGATTCGTCGAAAACCATTCAAACTAA
- the yugI gene encoding S1 domain-containing post-transcriptional regulator GSP13 has translation MTTKFETGSVVTGKVTGIQPYGAFVALDEETQGLVHISEITHGFVKDVNEHLSVGDEVQVKVLSVDEAKGKISLSIRATQEAPAEQPAAAKKPRRQGSVKPAAAEETTPAGFNTLKDKLEEWIEQSKREDLIKK, from the coding sequence ATGACTACAAAATTCGAAACAGGATCAGTTGTAACTGGTAAAGTTACAGGAATCCAACCTTACGGTGCGTTTGTTGCTTTAGATGAAGAAACACAAGGACTTGTCCACATTTCAGAAATCACTCACGGATTTGTTAAAGACGTAAATGAGCACCTTTCTGTTGGTGATGAAGTTCAAGTGAAAGTTCTTTCTGTTGACGAAGCGAAAGGGAAAATCAGCCTTTCAATCCGCGCAACTCAAGAAGCTCCTGCAGAACAACCGGCAGCAGCGAAGAAACCACGTCGTCAAGGAAGTGTGAAACCGGCAGCAGCTGAAGAAACAACTCCTGCAGGCTTCAATACTCTTAAAGACAAACTTGAAGAGTGGATCGAGCAATCAAAACGCGAAGATCTAATCAAGAAGTAA
- a CDS encoding spore morphogenesis/germination protein YwcE codes for MDVFMVYLFIATATPLFLWIEHRKWAVAHIPFVIALWGAFIYYVVVPELGGWGHVTLWSLLVANFAFAHLAAFYLYATPYLRKQREKRLIKS; via the coding sequence ATGGATGTATTCATGGTTTACCTATTTATTGCAACCGCCACGCCTCTTTTTCTCTGGATAGAACACCGAAAGTGGGCAGTGGCCCATATTCCGTTCGTCATCGCCCTGTGGGGTGCATTCATCTACTACGTCGTTGTGCCTGAACTCGGAGGCTGGGGACATGTTACGCTATGGAGCTTGCTCGTTGCGAACTTTGCATTTGCCCACCTTGCTGCATTTTATCTCTACGCGACACCTTATCTTCGGAAGCAACGTGAAAAAAGGCTTATCAAGTCATAA